The window TCTGGTGTTGCTGCGGCTGCCTTTCCTCCTggtggtgctgctgctgctgggatGGAGGAGATGATGAGGTCGTTGGCAGCGCTAGTGCGGCTCCTGGTGTTACTGCTGCTGCTCTTCTCCTGGTGCTGCTGGACCGAAGGAAATGGTGGTGTTGGGAGGAAGCCGACGATGCCTCACCTGGTGGTGGTCAGGAAGGTGGCGGTGTGCTTCCAAACGGTGGAGGGAGAGAGCAGAGAGAGAGGTTACCGTTCTTCTCTTCCCCTTTGTTTTCCTCCTTTAACTGTCATTTTCTTTCGTTCAAAACTTTCCcccctcttctttcttttccagcCCTCTCTCCCCCTTTCAAAACTCTCCTCTCTCCtcatgttaattaattgtgaGCGGTATTCATAGGCACAAGTGGAGCGGGGCAACAGCATGCACATGGGGAGCAGGGGACACCAAGCCAGGGCAGCCTGCGCTGCTCCTACGCCTGCACTGCTCCCCACTCCTGAGGGTCTCGGGCAGCGACATGCAAATGGGAGGAACAGTGTCTAcactattttggtttttttttctttttttctttttattttttatttttttagggatccaaaaatgggttacaacacatCTCATCCCATAGTTACGTGAATTTATTGGTTTCATTTATAAGGCCATTCAAACTTTTTATATAAGGCAACTTACTAGCATTCAGTCTCGAGCAATCCCTCTCAGTCAACTATAATGACTCAAACTCTTATTAAAATTGAACAAGTATAATCTTTTGTGTGACAATCATCTTATCACCCATATTAATGATATTACAGGATACATCCTAAGGGAAAGTTTTAGCCATTATGAATACatagttaggtttttttttttttatctaaattggttttaaaaaagcCTTTTGTTTGCTCAATGATCATCCCCAAAAAGTTGATATGAGGCGTATTAGGTACGAATAACATAAGCCAAGATCGTGTCACGTCGGCATACTAAACATACTCAAATGGACAGTTGGATGGTTTCAGAAGTCTTACCCATGCTAAAAAGTCATTGGAATATCGCCACTTCCCTACCTATCTTAAAGTTTAAAGTATGTGTTTCAAAAAGTGATGCAAAAGCAGTAAAggcatgaaaataaataagcaaGCATAACAAACacaatagcaattaaaagacataacaaagcttagtccaaaaTTTTCCTAGTGGAGTCGTCATTTCGTCGTGCCTTGGTGGACACCACAATGACttctatagaaaaatatattgaaacaaGGTTTCTAGTGTTTTGTTATTTGAGGGGAAATGTCTTGTTTACggagtcgtcacctaatattatgatCATTAGAAACCTTAACTAGTCTCTAAAGGTTTCAAGGTAAAGGACTAGTTATACTAAAATGAAGATACCATTACCCTAAAGCATTTTAACTGAGGTAAGTTGCATTTTCAGTTGTCTTTCATTGCTATAAGTTTATTATGCTTGATTAGTGATTTATTTACAAGGTGAAACACAtgtaaaatgtgaaaaaaaaaaactttaggctAAATGTGAAACTATCCATTCTATGGTGTGAATTATACTAATGAATTGACATTTTTCTGTTGCTCTTGATCATAATCTGTGATTATTTATCAATCAAATCATGTTAGTAAGTTAACCAATTTGGTTACTTCTGATCATTACCTGTGACTTTTTGTCAATCAAGTTATGTTAGTAAGTTGAACCATTTGATCACAATCTGTTACTTATTATCGATTAAGTCATGTCGATAAGTTAAATCGTTAAAAGTATAATGGcctataagaaaataaaatattattatttttgtagaaaaaatatatttttattttagatttttggaACGGGTATAGGACCTATATAGGTGGTGAAAAATTGGGTGTTAGACCCACGAGTGACGACGAGAAACTTTAGGTGTTGGACTTGTgttgtcatttttattatttagggtATTTTacaaaacatacaaataaaatacaaatacttgtaaaagaaatttaaactaGCTCTAATGGCGTGTAGCCCACGCGCAGCCACTATTGGAGAGGACTGAAATTTTCTAATGATAATTCAGGAAAACAAGGGCAAAATCTAGTAGATCTCGTTGATGGCCGAGAAGAGAGAATCACTGGCTTGAAGCTTTGGTTGTTCAAAGATGTAGCGGCCTTTTTTTAGCGAGATACGACATTAACGACGGTTAACACCACTTGGGATTTGCTCGTGATGAATAAAGGAATCTTTATTTGGTGGTTTCTCCGTGAGATATGGTCAGAGTTAGGAGATCTGATGAGAAAGAATTGTTGACAAGGAAAAGAGAGTCTCTAAAAAATGTACGATATGGACGCGAGCATGGTAATTTAGTGCCCTTAAAGCTTGTGGATCACTTGACCCTAATCGACACGAATTGACCCGTATTCATCTGAAGGACCCGCATTTCACCCGAAATGacctaaaattcatttttaccCTGATCGATATTGTTTGATCCGTATTGATCTGGTTTTGACcgaaaatgatgattttggcTCGAAATGgcttaaaacttattttttaccataGTGACATGGTTTGACCTGTATTGACCTAATGAGCCTAGTATTGATGGAAACATGGCGATTGAactgagaaaaaatatttttaattttgaatttttcttaatttttttggttttctttttttttaataaaaattaaaaataaataaaataaatttttttttttgaaggaactaaaattgaattattacaACTGTAACGAAAGCCTCCATGAACATCTCCAAGTTACCTAGGAAAAACTCCATCCATGTCTCTACGAAGATTTTCACATCTTTAAAACAATGATTATGAAAATCTCCATGCAATGTTTGCTTACACAAATGTCTCCATATTTATGTACCTTTAGTGAAAATACTCTTTTAAGTATATAAGTATTTGAAATTACCCTATGAAATTAAAAGACTTGGGAGCTGACGGTgcatagaattatttttttttaaatatagttattttgATTTGACCCAAATGACTCGACAATGGCCAGTTTGAATGGCAAAAAATTACATATCCCATGAAAAACAATTCAGTTTGCATTTCCATATATTAAATCAaccttctatttttatatagatCAAACGGCCAaccctctctctccccctctccttttctttacttcattACCGAGCCATGTCATGCACACACCTCTGtgcattttgtttaatttccagAGTCATACACAAACTTTTAATAATCTAAATATACAGCATCCTGTTTAAACTTACATGAGTATTTTGTATTTATGTAATCAATAAagaaatgataatgataaatatAACTATTTAtgtataatatcattaaaaaacaatggtATAGATgtgattatttgaaaatatttgaccATTCTTTTCGTTCTGCTTATCATCACTCAATTTAATATAAGCAGACAAACAACCATCTAAGTGATGGTCCAGTGATAATagcttgggaccaagaggtttgcttcctctgtggtctcaggttcgagccctgtggttgctcatatgatgatcattggaggcttacatgatcgttaatttcatggctcgtgggattagtcgaggtgcgcgcaagctggcccggacaccaatattaaactaaaaaaaaatataagtggacaaacattattttttttttgaaaatattactTCAATAAACAGCTTCGTCGAAGAACAAAAAATCTGAGTGAATCTAAATTTGTCTGGAGCCCGGAAGTTTAGGAACTCGACAGTATGGCCTAAAGCCCAACGAATCTGGGTGTAGCCCACCTAAGAATGGCGTGGGCTTCCATGAAAAGGCCGGCATCGTTTCAGAATAGCGGGTCttcattgatgatattttgagtCCCTTACAGGGAAAAAGAGAGAGTTTATTTCAGTGAAATTGGGCCTGATGGTGCCACTCTTTTGCCTTGTATAGGCAACAAGACGGTATCAGAAGAAAACCAAACCAGGTTACTGTCTAGCGCtacaattaaatcaaaatatttttttatcaaaaaaacaaaatcaaagaacaagaaaacctagataataaaaaatcatagatgCGTGGGTTCATTATGcctaaatcaaaatatcaataaaatttcaaaatgtttttttataaaaaaaattattaaaacaataatatattgaattgatgTAGATTAATTATATTAACCTATTAATCTTATGATGCTTGTTTggaataactctataaaaaaattttaaaataaattataaggatCAATTCAAAACTCATCAAAtatcaaaggataaaataaaaataaaaaaatttaagaaaaatttaatattaaaaaataaaaaaaattctaaaaaaaaaaaaatcttgcccGGGCACAAGTCACAATCTATAATCTGAAtaggatattattttttttattcatgttttagtTTCCCTAACAAGAAcaattaatgtataaattatGAGTACTGTCCTTGAACTCGCATTAACTTTAAACATATCACTTGGGTaaacaaaaaggataaaaattatataggTGGTGACCAGTGATAAGAATTTAGGatcaagagatttgttttttctgtagTCTCAGATTCGAGCCCCGTGATTActtatatgatggtcactggaggtttatatggtcattaacttcaggatctgtgagattagtcgaggtacatgcAAGCTAGCCTGGACACAAcgttaaactataaaaaaaaagatagaaaataatCTAGTCTTTctgtaattaatttaaaacatttgttTTGGGTCTTGTCTACGAAGTTATGCTCTGTGTGATAAATTAGTTACGTGTTTTATATTGTAGTGGACTGTGCAAACGTTGATAGCTTGATTCGAACCTTCAGAGGAAGGTCAACAAATTTTAAATCCAATGCATTAACAACTCAGACACACAAACAATTGGTTTTCAATGTCGCCcaacttaattttaaacaaaaacatttgcttttgtaaaaaaaaataaaaattgttgacATGTCTCAATCTGACCAGAAAACTGGGAGGGAtaatttttggatataaaattcaatctttCAATATGAAACACTTAAATAACACATAAAACTTTTTCTAAACTATAtaataaccctaaaaaaactcaaaaaaggTTAGAACAATGAAATtcaacatgaattaaaaaaagcttTTCGAGCCAAAATcaactagagaaaaaaaaattatcattactaaactttattttttgaatgaaacatattgatattaaaaatgatgagttttttatttgaataacgATTaaactaatgattttttttcttgatgttttcggacaattttctctcttttttctccaaCTCCAGAGTTGAAAcattataaaaagtaattttcaggattaaaatgaatttttttcaagaagcttatattggttatattttttttcttggtttatactttgatcttttatcttttaaaattttctatccttaaaaaaattgacaaattgaTCATTGAaggttgcaaaaaaaaaaaaagaggatgggaaaatgaaagaaaattgatatgtgGAGCTATAGTGAAATATCTAGGAGTTTTAGAATGTTCAGTTAGAGTCAGAGGCGGTATCATTCCAGTGGGGAAGTATTTAGAGGTAAAATAACTGATATAAAAGCGCAatcatataattgaaattaatacaATGGCTCAGAGGAAGAATCTTGTCATGTGTacttaacattaatatattgcTGATTAATTACTGTATAGAAGTCGAGTTGTGCAGGCTTCCTTCTTATTATAATATCACTATGGCCTGTTTAATACGTGTAAACATGAACACCAATAGTTTAATACTTAGACTGAGTAATATCGAGAAtataattgttgttattttttaaaatattttttgtattgaaatatattaaaataatatttttttaatttttttttaaaaaatcaacgcatcaaaacaatctaaaatacataaaaaaattaatttttaataataaaaataattttttaaaaaaatacaagtacaACTATAATTCCAAACACTTACGGGTAAAATGTTGATCgtcttttatatattgtttgaaCAGAAAAGGCGATGCGCAGCGGAAGATGATACAGGACAGGGAGCTGGCAATATAATCGCACAACCAAGGAATATACGAGGTAATTAATACATGGTTGTTGAGGTTTTTTATTATGTGAAGCAAGTGGGAATGCCCTAATTGCTGATAATAGAAAATTGTCGGAACTTTCTTGCACGACGTCCCCAAATTGCTTAAGAATCCTGGTCCGAAAGACAAGGAGCAAGCAAGCCACTAGGCTGATCGGTAATAGTCTAATATTGcctttattttgatgaaaaacaaCAGTGGGGCTTGAAGTTGCCTTGTGATATATCTGCCCTTGATTCAGGCAGGATTACACATGGCAAGAGTGGGATATGCCAATCACCAACAAACCCTCTCTCCGTTACATTTTGTTCTGGGGGAGGGAACACTGTACCCTTCATGGCATTACAAATTAAATATGCGTTAATTTACGCGGTTGCGGTAGTATTTAAAGCAAATcatagatttaatttatttgataataataaaacacaatttatttttcacgtGGAATCCATGTAAATTTTGCTAAAACTACAAGTTTGCGGAAAGCGGCTCTCAGCTGCTTTGCGCAAACTTGCGGATAATATATAGGTTACTTTTCTTCTATTATTATACTATACAGTGGAGAGtgactccactgttcacgtgaatagtggagtcactctccactgttccaGCGATCCGGTCTAAAGTTAAATGCATTGAATCGAGTCCGacctagttaaaaaaattaaattaaatttttaattgtgttttattcaaaaaattagaaggaaatcgcttgatgacgtaacatgtactgaatttgatcgcaattcaaattttgtttaagatgatattttacctaatgTTGTTGCGCGTTTAAGAAACCAATGAAACtatagtccttgtcggatggaTTTTGtatgtgatgaaattgtagatagtttaatggaataataaaaaatatttgatataagtattatttatttcatgatgtaatagcagtaattaaatttacaatatttaaattaaaaaccatcaatatatatatatatatatataacctcaatttgaaaagcattattttaaccaaacacattaaactattttttgttcaatttcaattttaaccacagttttaaccgaacatatataaataccaaatcaacctcaattaaaattactttttataaaataatttttttcaaaccacaatcataaaaaactaccacaataccaatAGGCTCATGTatccattgtttttgttttgaaaatgtttttttttaaattaaaattattttattattttattttaaattaatattttataattttttcaataattttaatatacttatataaaaaatatcaaatataccCTATGTCAGCTTGGAAACCGCATTttgttcaattaaaaattaaaaagcattatttaaatatatttataaataaacaatattttaaaaaataattattattacaataacaaacaaacaaaaagactcTAAATCAAAATCAACGTGGAACTCGACAACCGCGGAACTTGACAACAGCGAAacctattgatttttatttttgagttcttttttttatataaaaaaaaaaaagcacaggGGACAGAATTCTTAAAATTCTCAAACATACAATCgctattcttatttttatcttacatgccgcttaaactaaaaaactaaaaccaagtCGACAAATTGATGCTCGGTACACATCGCTGCACATTCTCGTTCATTTTGGCTGAGAAGGTTCAAAAAATGACAGCTTGGAGGTTGGGGGGAGAGCCGTGTAAGGGGAGGAGCAACCGATTTACAAATCAGGGTCAGAAGGAGAGGTCCAAATAGAGGCGGATAGTAAACGTCTAGATTTCCAACCGAGGACAAGCCTGTTGCTAGCCAATTCCTCCACCCTGTACCCATCATTGAAAAGCCCCAGTAAAAGCTTCGCCTGGCAATGATTGGCAAAGCTTATTTTGATTGGCTGAAACCCCACCGCAGCCAACCTTTCTCCCCACGAGCAACCCTCTTCTCCACGCGCCGAATAGATCCGAGCCAATGACCCAGCAATTCGTGGCCCCAAAAACACTCTCTCAACTAGAGCGCGAGCCCGACCCTGCATCGGGAAACCCGCCTCCAGAGAATCATAAAAGGCAGAGTAGTGGTGCAATGAGTCCATGAACCGGCTCACAAACCCTCCATCTCCAATGGGGCCCACCTCCTCTTCCACCATGGCTATCAACCTCGGGTTCAATGTCTTGGCTCCGGATAAAAACGAAGCAACCGAATCGGGTGCCCGGTAACTAAAATGAGGGAGCTGTAACATACAATTCATAACCAATGCCTCCCCTCGAACCAGCTTCAAAGCAGACGGTCTAAATGTCTCATCAGAGTCTAACCTACACTGATGGAAAGAAAAGggttgaccaattgatgcggCAAAGGCCACTAAACGACGTCCCGTTTCTTGGACAGTCCCAATAGACCTCCTACCACTACCACCCCTTGACAAAGCTGTGATCCTAAGATGTGGGGTTGGTGGGCCATCCTTCCTGGAAACTAAAGCTTGCATCAAAGAAGCCCATTGGATCCCTTCCATGATATCGTAGTCCACAATATGAATCCTTCTATCATCAGCTACAGCTTCTAAAATAGCCTGATTGGCAGTGAAATGCCCAAACTTGACATAAGGCGACATGTCTTGCAATAGCTGAAAGGCCGCGAGAACATCactttgatgatgatgatgttgaggATCGTCGCGATGGTGATGATGGTAAGGCCCATTGTTGGTTCCCGAAAGATGTTTATTACTGTGAATACTTCCACTGCCTTCTAGTAAGCCTTGCAAGGCGTCAGTGAAATAAGCAGCTAATCTTTCCATGTTGGTTCCATCATTTGGGGACACCAACTCCTTGAGCCGAACCAATATCACCCGAGCCAGATCACGGTTCTTGTTTAGACCGGTAAGTGCCTCGGCCGCAGCCATCAATAGATGAACAAGCCGCAAGCCCTTCAAATCGTCGCTGCAGCTTGTTTCTTCATCCACAAGCAGAGTGTCACTTGTGGACATGGAGTTGCTTGTGTCTGGTGTCAAGCGAATACTGTGATTCATTAACGCTCCATCATCCATCATGGAATCGATGAGATCTTGAAAGTCATCTTGGGCACCTGATAAGGCCTCCCAGTCGACCATGGGTGACCAATCATTCCAATTGCAGCCATGGTCATTTTCGGTGGAAGTGGTGGGGGTTGTGGTGGTGGTTGTGCTGCTATAGCTGGAAAAGTCGAGCTCAAATTTGGCTCCATCTATAGCCATGGCCATGGTTCAGCTGAACTAATAAACCTAGCAAATGTGTTACGATGAGTAATTGTGTGTATCAGCTATATATTAACTTGGGGTTTTGGAGAGAGGAAGGAGCTGAAACAAGAGACAGTGAGGGACGCAAAGCAATTGTCTTCAAGGCTTTAATTAAGATATTATCAACTAAGCTCGGGCTATTGATTCCATGCTTGTTTGGTTTTATATACACATTTCAGGGGACTTAATCAGGCAGTGCTGTTCAATAATGAATGTGGAACTTTACACTGATGCCCTTGCATTATCGAATATTATCGTTAACggcacacattttttttttattattattcgaACAACAGTGCTAATTTTTTCCAACCGGGGGGGGGGTACTTCTGATGAGTTGCATCTcgaaatataaaatcattacttaatactcaatgttaaaattataattattttattaaatatgataCATGctctataattttaatttctctacTTATGATAAATGTTACATAATTTAATAAgcaaagtttattaaaaaaattaacatcccTAATATTAACATTATCcctttaaaatatatgtttataaGAGGAACCTTCATGCATGGTTTTACTTAAAAAGTGggcttcaaatttattttcttccttAATGGCaccttcttaattttttaaacaaggactgattagattaatttttaaattatattattattaagataCATTCTACATTAAGTTGCTCGACTTGAGATAAATTAAACAAGTAAAACAGATAcgaatgaaaataataatataattttagagttaatttaattcaagatttgtattatagataaaattagttaatttgaattgattaacgttttgatattttttaataaaattaaaacaatattattttaataaaatttatcatgaatTTTTACTAACCGAGCATGTACCAGGGCACAGGGCCGATAGCCCCACGGGACCAAGTGATGTCTTATAATAGTTATTTTAGTAAGTTGCAGGCAGTGGATTTGCAGAAAGCCAgggagaaaaacaaagaaaatcatggaAGCATATTAATTACGGAAAAGATGAGGAGTGTGGGAGCAAAATCTCCACTGTTAGGTTAGCGGCCTACACATAAATGACAGAGATCTAGCCGTACACTCTTAGGGTAGAAATCATCAAAGTTTTAACCTGACATGCAAGCAtaaacacatatatatataaccaaggCCCCGTGAATCAGAATGGCAGTTACGATTCAGTTACCCAAAAAATGTCCAAAGCCACTCTGAGTTTGACTAGGCACTCTTTTGTGACCACGTCAGCATGGATGCCATGTCATCATTAGCCGGCGGGACCAGGCCGGTATCTTCATTGCTCACTCGAGTTCGGTTTCATTGCCGTAAGAATGTTTGGTATTCTGTATGCAAGGTTTGTCAGGCGGATCCACCTACCCTACCTGGCTAATCTTTCAAGTCGAATCTGATATGATGGAATTGATTAGATGATTTTCACCGTAAGATTGGTCAAATGTGCTGGATCCTATTTTAGCATACGTGGAATTCTTGCCAGTGTATTTATATGCTTAGCAAGTACATAAATAGCGTACTCTACTCGTTCAAGTAGATTTGTGAAGGCCGGATGGACTTGAGATAGAAGCTAAGCGAGACAATAGGAAAATTCAGGAGGATGCTTTTCGGTCACTTTAGAAGTTATGTTTTTGGTGGTATGATAAATGCGTGGAGTGTGGTCCAAAatagcacaaataataataataataataataataataataataataataataataataataatgttgtgGTGATTTCTGTGGTGATATATAGGAGCAAAAGATATGCAGATAATACAAAAGCAACTTGGTAACTGGTTAAAGCTTCGTGAAAATCTATTTCCTTAAGAATAATGTTGTTTCAGCACATTTCAATCAAAGTATAAAAACAACAT is drawn from Populus nigra chromosome 5, ddPopNigr1.1, whole genome shotgun sequence and contains these coding sequences:
- the LOC133693969 gene encoding protein NODULATION SIGNALING PATHWAY 2-like; translated protein: MAMAIDGAKFELDFSSYSSTTTTTTPTTSTENDHGCNWNDWSPMVDWEALSGAQDDFQDLIDSMMDDGALMNHSIRLTPDTSNSMSTSDTLLVDEETSCSDDLKGLRLVHLLMAAAEALTGLNKNRDLARVILVRLKELVSPNDGTNMERLAAYFTDALQGLLEGSGSIHSNKHLSGTNNGPYHHHHRDDPQHHHHQSDVLAAFQLLQDMSPYVKFGHFTANQAILEAVADDRRIHIVDYDIMEGIQWASLMQALVSRKDGPPTPHLRITALSRGGSGRRSIGTVQETGRRLVAFAASIGQPFSFHQCRLDSDETFRPSALKLVRGEALVMNCMLQLPHFSYRAPDSVASFLSGAKTLNPRLIAMVEEEVGPIGDGGFVSRFMDSLHHYSAFYDSLEAGFPMQGRARALVERVFLGPRIAGSLARIYSARGEEGCSWGERLAAVGFQPIKISFANHCQAKLLLGLFNDGYRVEELASNRLVLGWKSRRLLSASIWTSPSDPDL